One genomic segment of Synchiropus splendidus isolate RoL2022-P1 chromosome 16, RoL_Sspl_1.0, whole genome shotgun sequence includes these proteins:
- the LOC128747316 gene encoding glucosamine-6-phosphate isomerase 2, with amino-acid sequence MRLVILDEYDQVSEWAAKYIRNKIIQFKPSADRYFTLGLPTGSTPFGCYQKLIEYHKAGDLSFKYVKTFNMDEYVGLPRDHPESYHSYMWNNFFKHIDIHPANAHILDGNAENLTAECEAFEQKITDAGGIELFVGGIGPDGHIAFNEPGSSLVSRTRVKTLAKDTIEANARYFDNDLSKVPSMALTVGVGTVMDAKEVMILISGAHKAFALYKAIEEGVNHIWTVSAFQQHPRTIFVCDEDATLELRVKTVKYFKGLMHVHNKLVEPVLSMKDEQQ; translated from the exons ATGAGGCTGGTGATTCTGGATGAGTATGACCAGGTCAGTGAGTGGGCCGCCAAATATATCCGGAACAAGATCATCCAGTTCAAACCATCAGCTGACAGATACTTCACCCTTGGCCTTCCTACAG GGAGCACTCCATTCGGCTGCTACCAGAAGTTAATAGAGTACCACAAAGCTGGAGATCTTTCATTCAAGTACGTTAAGACCTTCAACATGGACGAGTATGTTG GCCTGCCCCGAGACCACCCAGAGAGCTATCACTCCTACATGTGGAACAACTTCTTCAAGCACATCGACATTCACCCAGCCAACGCTCATATTCTTGACggaaatgcagaaaacctgACAGCAGAGTGTGAGGCCTTCGAGCAGAAGATTACGGACGCTGGAGGGATTGAACTGTTTGTTGGAG GCATAGGCCCTGATGGCCACATAGCCTTCAATGAACCAGGCTCCAGTCTGGTGTCCAGGACCAGAGTTAAGACCCTGGCCAAGGACACAATTGAGGCGAACGCTCGCTATTTTGATAATGACCTGTCAAAGGTTCCCTCCATGGCCCTCACCGTCGGAGTAGGAACTGTGATGGATGCCAAAGAG GTCATGATTTTGATTTCCGGTGCACACAAAGCCTTCGCCCTGTATAAGGCGATTGAGGAAGGAGTTAACCACATTTGGACCGTGTCGGCCTTCCAGCAGCACCCGCGCACTATCTTTGTATGTGACGAAGATGCAACGCTGGAGctgcgggtgaaaacagtgaaGTACTTTAAAG GTCTCATGCATGTTCACAACAAACTGGTGGAGCCTGTACTCAGCATGAAGGATGAGCAGCAGTGA
- the LOC128747594 gene encoding cytochrome c oxidase subunit 8A, mitochondrial, whose amino-acid sequence MPGLLRTIVSRATPVLRTQGVTQRAFLHSKPAKDSVGAMETVVGLGFFSLAILGPSGWILAHLEDYKKRE is encoded by the exons ATGCCTGGACTCCTGAGAACTATCGTGAGTCGAGCCACTCCGGTCCTGCGGACCCAGGGTGTAACTCAGCGTGCTTTCCTACACTCTAAACCTGCCAAGGACAGCGTTGGTGCCATG GAAACCGTTGTTGGACTTGGTTTTTTCTCCCTGGCGATCCTGGGACCATCTGGATGGATCCTGGCCCACTTGGAAGATTACAAGAAGAGGGAGTGA